Below is a window of Mucilaginibacter ginkgonis DNA.
TTTGTTTAACGCAAGGCGAGTTGCAATTTGTCTTGCAACAAATAAAATGGGTCGTTATAATTCTGGTTCCTGCACTATTTATTGTAAATTACAGATTATATAATGGTTCCTTTTTCGAACTACACAAGCGATGGGAAAACGAGAGTGATAAAAAAAAGCGGTTATTCGGAATATTATTAGTTCTTTTTTTCATAAGCCCATTTGCCATTGTTGCGTAAGTGACTTATCTCTAAATAGCACTACCGCCAGATGAATTCCATTTAAGAAAATTGTCATAATACTATCACATAGCGCATATTACCAGTCAGTTGTGCAACAGATGGCTTAAACGGTTAATGCTTCATTAAAAATTCATACGGTTTAATAAAATTTGTTACGTCGAATAGAAACTCCGAAATGCAACTAAACAAACGAATAACATACTTATTTGCTGCTCTTCTCTTATCCTTTTCAATACCCGCTAATGCACAGACCGATACGCTGAAAATTAATTTTCAGGATGCCGAAAAAGCTTTCCTGCAAAATAACCTGAGCCTCTTAGCACAGAAATATAATGTAGAGTCTACCAAAGCCCTTATCGATCAGGCGCGCCTTTGGGATAACCCTACCCTAAGCACAGATCAAAATATCTGGGATGGTGAGAGCCGAAAATTCTTTAAACATGGCGATGGCTTCGGTCAGGTGTTTGTGCAGTTAAGCCAGGTCTTCCTGACAGCCGGGAAACGCGGTAAGCAGATACAGGTAGCCAAAGATAACGCCCAGGTTCAGCAAGCAGCTTTAAATGATCTGATGCGTAACCTGCGCTACAACCTGCAATTAGATTTCGGGCAGGTAGCTACGCTTGTAAAACAAAACGAGGTCTATAAAAACGAAATAGCTGCTGCATCTAATCTGGTAGACATAACGCAAAAGACCTTTGATGCCGGTAATGTGTCTATGAAGGATCTCATACGCTTAAAAGCGTTGTTATTTGGCTTGCAGAATGATATGGTTGAAAACAACCGCCAGATCAATGAATTGCAGACTGAATTAAAAAGCCTTATGCGTATCAAGGAAACTACGTTTGTATCGCCCCAGGTTAATGATGTACCTGCTATGAATGTTGATCTTAACATTGCGTCACTAATAGAACAGGCCAAGGCAAATCGTCCAGACTATTTATCGGGTCAATATCAATTGGCATCATCTACAGATAATTTAAAATACCAAAAGGCTTTGGCTTCGCCGGATGTAACTATCGGTGGCTCTTTCGATAAGAACAGCAGCTATGCGCCAAACTATTATGGTTTGCAAATAGGGTTACCCCTACCGGTTTTTAACCGTAACCAGGGCAATATCAAATCCGCAAAGTTTGATATGATGAGCCAGCAGGCAACGCTCCAGGATACAGAAATTAAATTGCGTAATGATGTTGCAGAAGCGGTATATCAATATCAGCTAAATCAAAAACTATTTACCACCCAGCAGATACAGTTCAACGAGCAATACGATAAGCTGTTTAATGCCATGACCACTGCTTTTAAACGCCGCGAAATAAGCCTGGTGGAGTTTATAGACTTCTTTGAAAGCTACAAAGATACCAAGCTTAAAATACTGCAGCAGCAATACAACCTGCAAAAATCTATCGCAACTTTAAACTTTGCCGTAGGCACAACAATAGTTAAACCTTAATAATCCCCCGAAACTAAACTTATAATGACTAAAAATAATTTGTTAGCTGCCGGCCTTAGCGCCATTACTTTACTGGCAGCATGCAAGCATAAAACCGAGGCCACAACAGAAGCTAAACAAGTTTGCGTAAGCGACTCTATGGCTAAACTCATCACTATTGATACCGCGAAAGCAACCGCTATGAAGGATGAGCTGCAACTATCCGGCGAGGTATCTTTTGATGATAATAATGTGGTTAAGGTATTTCCTTTCTCTAGTGGCCAGGTAATGGAAGTTAAAGTTTCACTTGGCGATAAGGTTAGCAAAGGCCAGACCTTAGCTGTTATCCGCAGTGCGGACGTTGCCGGTAATTATACCGACTTAACATCATCAAACGCTGACCTGTCTATCGCTAAACGCCAACTGTCGCAAGCGGAGTATCTTTATAAAAACGGCATTTCAAGTGAGCGTGATTATACTGAAGCAAAAGAAAATTATAACAAAGCAGTTGCATCGAGCAGTAAAATACGCCAGCAAATAGCCATCAACGGTGGCGGTAATACCAACGCCAGCGGCACACTGGTAGTTAAAGCGCCTGAAAGCGGTTACGTGGTAGAGAAAAATGTAACTCAGGGCAGTTTCATCCGCCCCGACAATAGCGCCAGTTTATTCACCATTTCTAACATGAAGGATGTTTGGATCTGGGCTAACGTTTTTGAAAGCGACATTGCTAAAGTAAAACAAGGCTATGATGCTAAAGTGACTACCATTGCCTACCCCGGTAAAGTGTTTAGCGGCAAGGTAAATGAGGTAAGTTCTGTGCTCGACCCGGATAACAAGGTGATGAAGATAAAGATCACCCTGCCCAACCCTGATTTACTATTGAAGCCCGAAATGTTTACAAGCGTAACCGTAACCAACAGCGAAAATAAAGAAGCGGTATCGGTACCGAAAGCTGCGGTTGTATTTGATAACAGCAAATACTTTGTGGTGGTGTACAACGGCAAATGTAACCTTAGGGTGCAGGAAGTGACTGTAATAAAAAGCGTGGACAATGTATCATACATCAGCGCGGGGCTTAACCCCGGCGACAAGGTGATCTCAAAAAACCAATTGCTTTTATACGATGCGTTGATAGCCGAGTAATTATTTGTCGACTATTACATCTCTTATTTAACTACCCCAGTAATTAACAATGAATAAATTCATTAAAGGCATTATACAGTTTTCATTAAAGAACAGGTTTTTTGTGTTTTTTATGACGCTGGTGCTTATAGCTTTGGGTGTTTGGAGCTATAGCAATACCCCTATCGAAAGCTTTCCCGACGTTACCAATACACAGATCATCATCATAGCGCAATGGCCGGGGCGCAGTGCCGAAGAGGTCGAAAAGATGATCACCATCCCGCTGGAGACGGTTTTAAACTCGGTACAAAGCAAATCTAACCTGCGCACCACATCATCATTCGGTTTATCTTATGTGCGTATCATCTTTGATGATGGTGTCGATGATGCCTTCGCGCGTCAGCAGGTGTTAAGCCGTCTAAGTAATGCTGACCTTCCGGATGGCGTGAAACCCGAGGTTGAGCCGCCTTATGGCCCTACAGGCGAGATCTATCGCTACACGTTAAAAAGTAAAACTAAGTCGCTTCATGATCTTACCGCCATACAGGATTGGGTACTCGATCGTCAGTTCAAAGCAGTGCCGGGTGTTGCCGACGTAAACAGCTTTGGCGGCGAAGAAAAAACCTACGAAGTAAGCGTTAACCCTTCCCTGCTTCGCAAGTATGAGTTGACATCCCTTGACGTCTATAACGCCATCAATCGTAGTAACATTAACGTGGGTGGCGATGTGATCGAAAAGAACGACCAGGCCTATGTTGTGCGTGGTATCGGTTTGATAAATAACATCGACGAGATATCTAACATCATCATTAAGAACGTAAACAACGTTCCTATTTTGGCAAAAGACGTTGCTGATATCAAGGAAAGCGGATTGCCGCGTTTAGGTCAGGTTGGTCGCGATAAGCAGAACGATATGATAGAGGGTATCATTGTGATGCGTAAAGGCGAGAACCCTGCAGAGGTGCTGGACCGCGTGCATGCCAAAATAAAAGATCTTAACGAAAACGTTTTGCCTAAAGACGTTAAGATAGATACCTTTTATGACCGTACCAACCTGATGGATTTCACCACCGAAACGGTGATCCATAACCTTATAGAGGGCATTGTGCTGGTAACAGTTATTGTATTCCTTTTTATGGCCGACTGGCGTACGACTGTTACGGTAGCATTGGTTATTCCGCTTGCTTTGCTCTTCGCGTTTATCTGTCTGCGTATAAAGGGCATGAGCGCCAACCTGCTATCAATGGGCGCAATTGACTTTGGTATCATCATAGACGGCGCGGTGGTAATGGTTGAGGGTATATTCGTTGCACTTGATCATAAGGCCCACGCGGTAGGCATGCCGAAGTTTAACCGCCTGGCTAAGCTCAGCATTTTTAAAAATGTAGGTACGGAGATGGGCAAGGCCATCTTCTTCTCTAAGGTGATCATTCTTACCTGTTTGGTGCCCATCTTCGCGTTCCAAAAAGTAGAAGGCAAGCTTTTCTCGCCGTTGGCCTACACACTTGGGTTTGCCTTGTTAGGTGCATTGATTCTCACGCTTACCCTTGTTCCTGCCCTATCGAGCATATTGCTTAATAAAAATGTGAAGGAAAAGCATAACCCTGTAGTGTTATTCTTTGAGAACGGCGTGCGCCGCATGTTCAACTTCACTTATAAGAACCAGAAGCTAAGCCTTATCGTTTCTGTTGTCTTTATGGTGCTTACTTTCGCTTCGGCGAAGTTGCTGGGTACAGAGTTCTTACCGCAATTAAATGAGGGCGCCTTATGGGTTACCGCCCAGTTGCCGATGAGTACATCGCTGGAAAGCTCTGTGAATATCACCAACAAGATGCGCCAGATCTTAGCTGGCTACCCCGAGGTTAAGCAAACCCTTTCGCAGGTGGGCCGCACAAATGACGGTACCGACCCAAAAGGTTTCTTTAACGTGCAGATACAGGTTGATTTAAAACCTAAAAAAGAATGGAAGCGCGGCATTACCCAGGATGAACTCATAGCCGACATGTACAAAAAGCTGAGCGAGTATCCGGGTATCATCTATAACTTTTCGCAGCCTATAAGTGATAATGTTGCAGAAGCTGTCGCCGGTGTGCCGGCGTCTATGGCTGTTAAGATATTCGGGCCGGATTTTGAGGTGTTGGATAAAAAAGCAGATGCTGTGGTAAACGTGCTCAAGCACATCCAGGGTGTTGAAGACCTGGGTGTCCTGCGCAATCTTGGTCAGCCTGAATTTAGAATAGAGCTGGACCAGCGCAAGATGGCATTATATGGCGTAAGCGTTGCCGACGCGAATGCGGTTATCGAGATGGCTATCGGTGGTAAGGCAGCATCAGTATTATACGAGGGTGAACGTAAGTTCGACATAAGGGTACGTTACCAAAAGCAGTTCCGCGATACGCAGGACAAGATCCGCAACCTGATGATCCCAACGCTAAGTGGTTCAAGGATATCGTTGCAGGAAATTTCAACAATCAAAATATTAACCGGCCCTGCATTTATCTACCGGGACAATAACAGCCGCTACATCGCAGTAAAATTCTCTGTGCGTGGCCGCGACTTAGGCAGCACCATTGCCGAAGCACAAAACAAGGTTGGCGATGCTGTAAAACTAGACCATGGTTACAGCTTTACCTGGAACGGTGAGTTTGAAAACCAGATACGCGCGTCTAACACGCTGTCGCACGTGGTGCCTATCTGTTTATTGGTTATATTCCTGCTGTTGTTCATGACTTTCGGTAATGCTAAAGACGCGTTCCTGGTTATCCTGAATGTACCGTTCGCGTTGATTGGTGGCATACTGGCACTACACCTTACTGGCATAAATTTTAGTATATCAGCAGGTATCGGTTTCATTGCATTGTTTGGTGTGTGTATCCAAAACGGTGTGATCCTTATCTCTGTATTCAAAAAGAATATGGAGGCAGGCATGCAGCTTAATGAGGCAATTTTAGATGGGGTGATATCCCGTGTGCGTCCGGTGGTGATGACAGCTTTAATGGCAGCTATTGGTTTGATGCCGGCTGCCGTTTCTACAGGCATTGGTTCAGAAACTCAAAAGCCGCTGGCTATTGTGGTGATCGGCGGTTTGGTGACATCAACCATACTTACCTTGCTCATACTGCCGATCATTTATGCTATGGTCTGGCGGTTGATCCACCGTCGCGAAAACCGCAAACTGTTAAAGAAAATCGGTGCTATACAAGGAGGCGCATAAATAGAAAAAAGCCCGCAGAGAGATCCTGCGGGCTTTCTTATTTCGTCCAGAAACGCTTATTTCTTGATAAACTTCAACGCGCCCGAATTCATGCAGTAACGTTTGCCACCACGGTCGGCAGGGCCGTCATCAAATACGTGGCCTAAGTGTAAACCTGTACTTTTCTCTACAACTTCGTCGCGGCTCATGCCATAGCTGTTGTCTTTTACAACCTCAACTTTGCTCGAATTAACCGGTTTAACAAAACTTGGCCAGCCCGTGCCGCTGTCGAATTTATCGTCAGAAGAAAACAATACCTCGCCCGTAGCAGCACTCACGTAAACGCCTTTCTCGTGGTTGTTCCAATAGGCATTTTTGTATGGCGGTTCTGTGCCGCTTTCAACCATTATATAGTAAGCGTTAGGAGAAAGCTTACCTTTCCATTTTGCTTCTTTCGTGGCTTTTGAGGGCTGGTTTTTTGACTGCCCGTTCATTTGCTGGCAGCTAAACAACATCACCGCGCCGGCCATCAATACATTTGCTAAGTTTTTCATATCTCAATTACGTTCAGATTTAAAGGATAGTTTCATAACACGCGCGGTTTAGGCATTAAGACCCCGTTTATGACATGGATATAACCATTGCGCTGCGTCAGGTCATTTGCAATGATCTTCACCTTGTTGCCTCTCTCGTCGGTCAGTACCAGATCGTCGCCATCCCCTTTTGATACAATGATAATGTTACCGCCGAGCGTGGTCAACCGTGCCTGGCCTGCCTTATCATCTATCATTTTCTCAAGGTCCTTTATAGAAAGATTGCCGGGCACAGCCTGCCCTGTCAGCAAAGCGCTCAGATCAAGTACATGCTTGCGCTTCATCAAGGTATCCATCATCCGCTTCGGCAGTTTTTGAAAGGCGCTGTTATCAGGTGCAAATAATGTCAGCGGGCCGTTACTTCTAAATGTAGAAATCAAACCCGATGCGCGGATGGCTTTACTTAGCGAGGTTAGTTGCGTTGTTTGGGAAACGTTCTCCCAAATATCATAGGCCGTACCCATTTTGATTCCGTTAGATTCTTCGGGTTTATTCTTCCTAAGGCGCGCAACCTTTATTGTATCAGAGGGGTCAGTGGCTATGACTGGCGTCCGTTGAGCAAGGGAAACAAAAGGGAAAAGCAAAAGAAATAAAGGCAGCCATTTCATATTAACCTAACTTACAGATGCGTTAGTTTGTTTCATATTGAAATTTCATCGTTACTTTAAAGATATAGTGATTAAAAACTTCTACGCTATCAATTTAGAAGATCTCTCACTTCGTTCGAGATGACATCTTTTGGGCGATATCAATTTACCAACCCGGCGTGAACCCTAAACCAAATACAGGCTTGGCAATATCCGTACGGTTAAACGGTATTGCCAGATATGGCTCCAAAACCAGGTAACCGAAAAGATTGACCCTCAGCGAAACCCCGGCGCTCAAAGCCGGCACCCGCTGATTGGTGTTATAAAGCGTTTGCATCACGGGTTTACCACTCGCGCCTAAAACCTGTTTCCCGCCGGCATCCAACACGGGGGCAGTGCCGATGGCATCAGGTGCAAGGGCGAATTTTATTTCGTTACCCTGGTTCCACGCCAATCCGGCGTCGAAGAATAAATTCAGATCGGTAAACAAGAACTTAGATTTTATTTGCGCCAATTTCTCAGGGCCGGTAAATGGTAACCTTACTTCAAAATTTGCTACTGCTATGCGGTTGCCAGATAACTGGTCTACAGTAAACCCGTTACCACTTGTTTGGCGGCTGTTGTAAAAGCTGTTGTATTCGTAACCCCGTATCAGAAAAGGATATCCTACAAAAAGCGGGTACAGCAAATTACCAACCTGCCCAAAACGCCCATATGTATAAAATCTGCCGGCAAAGGTTACAGGTGCTACCCGCTCGTACTTCCGCAGGTCTATACTTGGCGCAAAATAATTTGCACTGCCGAAATCGTACTCGGCCTGTATGCGATAACGGAAACCGTTAAGCGGTGCAGTTACGCCGAAGAAAGAGTTGTCGCCCACCAGAGCCGTGTTTACCTGAAGTATGGTAAAAGGTGTAAGCCTTATGTTGCTGTTTAGCGGATCTGCCTGGTAGTCGCTATTAGCAACGTGATGTTTCTCGAAGGCGATGGGCGCCAGCGATGTGGTATCATAGTAAGTGCTGTAGCGGTCTACGCGGTAATAATAATGTGATATTCCGCCGCCAAACTCTAATCGGGTAACCTTTGAGAAAGGATAAGCTGTGAACAAATTTGCCTGGTCCTGAAATATACGGATGATATCAAACCTGTCTTCGTAAGCCGGGATAGGTTTGCCACCGTTGTTATAGGTAGTTGATACCCGGTTATAATTAGCAAACTGAAATGGGATGTGCGATAACGCGCCGCCTACATTCCATCGGCCTTGCTGATTTATATAAGCTACCTGCGCACCAAAATCGTAAACCTCGCCGTTAACGGATGCACCTGCGAAGATTTGGTTACGGCCTAAAATGTCGCTGAATACGCCTTGTATGCCGCTGGCTAAACCCGCGCCGTATGTGCTCACACCTACCCCAACACCACTGCTGGCCAGATAGTCTAATTTGAACTGCGGGCGGTAAGGGACATTTTTGATAGAATCAACCGGGATGCGTGGATAGGCTAAGTAATTTTGCAGATTGGCATTAATCTGGTCTACACCAACAAAGCGAGGCGGCGGCAGCATGGCAGCGTCGAAGTTGGTTTGCCCGGCCTCTACTGTCGTCGCTTTAAATTCCGATGCCTTTGCATTGTACAAGGCATATTTTTGGCGGCGATAGTAGGAATAAACTATATCGTCATACGCCGACACACTTAAAGCAGGGGAATACTCCGTTATACCACTGATGCCCGTAAACAGATCTGTCATCTGCTCAGTTTTGCCCGATGCTAAGGTGTAACGGTACATATTACGGAAGCCATCCTTGTTTGACAGGAAGTAGATCTGCGAACCGTCTGCGGAATATTGCGGATTTAGATTGTTTGCGCCGTTAAAAATATTCAGGTTATTCACCAACCCGGTTGCAACGTCTATTTCTGCCAAATTAAAAGTGATCTCCTGGCTTAGCGACTTATCATATGTAGTGCGGTCTGTTGAAAAGATGATTTTACGGCCATCGCGGGAGTAAGTGGGCTGATAGTCTGAATATTTATCGTTGGTGAGCTGCGTTACCTTTTTGGTGTCAAAGTTGTACGTGTAGATGTCACCCTGTCCCTCAGTCATTCCCTGGAAAGCAATGTTTTTGCCATCCGGCGACCATGACAAGTTACTGAACTGCTCTACCTTGCCCATTGAGATATCTTCCAGCACGCGTCCGTTAGGAATGCTTACTATCAGCATACGGTTGCGCCCATTGTTAAATACGCTGAAGGCGAACTTCTTGCCATCAGGCGACCATGTTCCCGCCGACTCGATAAAATTAAATTCGTCTATGTGGGTGTTTGATACCTTACTAGTTAACTTCTTAATTACCCTGCCGCTCTTTGCATCGGCCAGATATAGGTCTACTGTAAAAAGGTCTTTTTCTGAGAGAAACGCGAGGTATTTACCATCGGGACTTATTGAAGGCGCAACGTTCATATCACCGGCATTTTTATTGTCGATAATTCGCTTTCCTACAGGGGTTTGTAAGGTGTCTTTTAAATAAGGCTGATAGGTAGTCTCGATCGAATTTTTCCAGAGTTTAGATAGTGTCTTGTCATCATAGCCAAAGGTGCGGCGGATGCCATATTGTAAACCGAAACGAGCCGTATTTTTAAAAAACGGAACAATGATAGTGTCGCCATAAGTTGAACCCAAAAACGACCAGAAAGCTTCTCCATAACGATAAGGGAAATATTTGGTACTCTCGGTCAGGTCGCGCAGGGTTGGGATATCATGGTTTAAATAAGCATCGCGCATCCACATGGCTGTATAAGCGTCTTTTTTACCTAATGACAGGTACTCAGCCATACCTTCTATCATCCACAACGGCAAGTTGTTTAAACTAGCCAGGCTGGTGGTGTCGCTGGTTAACAGAGAGTGATATTGAAAAGCGTGTACCAACTCATGCCCTATAACGTGCCGCGTGGTTTGGTTGGTTTCCATAATGGGCATTACTACCCGGTTTTTTAAACCCTCGGTAACACCGCCCGTACCCACGCTTATCTCGCCATCTATAGCTGTAGTCTGCTGAAAGTCGGGGTGGTTGGCATAAAGAATTATTGGGTTTGCCCTGCGGAATGTGTCCCTAAAAACCTGCTGGTG
It encodes the following:
- a CDS encoding efflux RND transporter periplasmic adaptor subunit, with the translated sequence MTKNNLLAAGLSAITLLAACKHKTEATTEAKQVCVSDSMAKLITIDTAKATAMKDELQLSGEVSFDDNNVVKVFPFSSGQVMEVKVSLGDKVSKGQTLAVIRSADVAGNYTDLTSSNADLSIAKRQLSQAEYLYKNGISSERDYTEAKENYNKAVASSSKIRQQIAINGGGNTNASGTLVVKAPESGYVVEKNVTQGSFIRPDNSASLFTISNMKDVWIWANVFESDIAKVKQGYDAKVTTIAYPGKVFSGKVNEVSSVLDPDNKVMKIKITLPNPDLLLKPEMFTSVTVTNSENKEAVSVPKAAVVFDNSKYFVVVYNGKCNLRVQEVTVIKSVDNVSYISAGLNPGDKVISKNQLLLYDALIAE
- a CDS encoding fasciclin domain-containing protein; the protein is MGTAYDIWENVSQTTQLTSLSKAIRASGLISTFRSNGPLTLFAPDNSAFQKLPKRMMDTLMKRKHVLDLSALLTGQAVPGNLSIKDLEKMIDDKAGQARLTTLGGNIIIVSKGDGDDLVLTDERGNKVKIIANDLTQRNGYIHVINGVLMPKPRVL
- a CDS encoding TolC family protein → MQLNKRITYLFAALLLSFSIPANAQTDTLKINFQDAEKAFLQNNLSLLAQKYNVESTKALIDQARLWDNPTLSTDQNIWDGESRKFFKHGDGFGQVFVQLSQVFLTAGKRGKQIQVAKDNAQVQQAALNDLMRNLRYNLQLDFGQVATLVKQNEVYKNEIAAASNLVDITQKTFDAGNVSMKDLIRLKALLFGLQNDMVENNRQINELQTELKSLMRIKETTFVSPQVNDVPAMNVDLNIASLIEQAKANRPDYLSGQYQLASSTDNLKYQKALASPDVTIGGSFDKNSSYAPNYYGLQIGLPLPVFNRNQGNIKSAKFDMMSQQATLQDTEIKLRNDVAEAVYQYQLNQKLFTTQQIQFNEQYDKLFNAMTTAFKRREISLVEFIDFFESYKDTKLKILQQQYNLQKSIATLNFAVGTTIVKP
- a CDS encoding efflux RND transporter permease subunit, whose protein sequence is MNKFIKGIIQFSLKNRFFVFFMTLVLIALGVWSYSNTPIESFPDVTNTQIIIIAQWPGRSAEEVEKMITIPLETVLNSVQSKSNLRTTSSFGLSYVRIIFDDGVDDAFARQQVLSRLSNADLPDGVKPEVEPPYGPTGEIYRYTLKSKTKSLHDLTAIQDWVLDRQFKAVPGVADVNSFGGEEKTYEVSVNPSLLRKYELTSLDVYNAINRSNINVGGDVIEKNDQAYVVRGIGLINNIDEISNIIIKNVNNVPILAKDVADIKESGLPRLGQVGRDKQNDMIEGIIVMRKGENPAEVLDRVHAKIKDLNENVLPKDVKIDTFYDRTNLMDFTTETVIHNLIEGIVLVTVIVFLFMADWRTTVTVALVIPLALLFAFICLRIKGMSANLLSMGAIDFGIIIDGAVVMVEGIFVALDHKAHAVGMPKFNRLAKLSIFKNVGTEMGKAIFFSKVIILTCLVPIFAFQKVEGKLFSPLAYTLGFALLGALILTLTLVPALSSILLNKNVKEKHNPVVLFFENGVRRMFNFTYKNQKLSLIVSVVFMVLTFASAKLLGTEFLPQLNEGALWVTAQLPMSTSLESSVNITNKMRQILAGYPEVKQTLSQVGRTNDGTDPKGFFNVQIQVDLKPKKEWKRGITQDELIADMYKKLSEYPGIIYNFSQPISDNVAEAVAGVPASMAVKIFGPDFEVLDKKADAVVNVLKHIQGVEDLGVLRNLGQPEFRIELDQRKMALYGVSVADANAVIEMAIGGKAASVLYEGERKFDIRVRYQKQFRDTQDKIRNLMIPTLSGSRISLQEISTIKILTGPAFIYRDNNSRYIAVKFSVRGRDLGSTIAEAQNKVGDAVKLDHGYSFTWNGEFENQIRASNTLSHVVPICLLVIFLLLFMTFGNAKDAFLVILNVPFALIGGILALHLTGINFSISAGIGFIALFGVCIQNGVILISVFKKNMEAGMQLNEAILDGVISRVRPVVMTALMAAIGLMPAAVSTGIGSETQKPLAIVVIGGLVTSTILTLLILPIIYAMVWRLIHRRENRKLLKKIGAIQGGA
- the msrB gene encoding peptide-methionine (R)-S-oxide reductase MsrB gives rise to the protein MKNLANVLMAGAVMLFSCQQMNGQSKNQPSKATKEAKWKGKLSPNAYYIMVESGTEPPYKNAYWNNHEKGVYVSAATGEVLFSSDDKFDSGTGWPSFVKPVNSSKVEVVKDNSYGMSRDEVVEKSTGLHLGHVFDDGPADRGGKRYCMNSGALKFIKK
- a CDS encoding DPP IV N-terminal domain-containing protein, whose product is MIAVLSAFVAGNAHAQYFGQNKVRYKNLKFKVYKTPHFEIYYYMKNDSLLKRFAQESELWYTLHQQVFRDTFRRANPIILYANHPDFQQTTAIDGEISVGTGGVTEGLKNRVVMPIMETNQTTRHVIGHELVHAFQYHSLLTSDTTSLASLNNLPLWMIEGMAEYLSLGKKDAYTAMWMRDAYLNHDIPTLRDLTESTKYFPYRYGEAFWSFLGSTYGDTIIVPFFKNTARFGLQYGIRRTFGYDDKTLSKLWKNSIETTYQPYLKDTLQTPVGKRIIDNKNAGDMNVAPSISPDGKYLAFLSEKDLFTVDLYLADAKSGRVIKKLTSKVSNTHIDEFNFIESAGTWSPDGKKFAFSVFNNGRNRMLIVSIPNGRVLEDISMGKVEQFSNLSWSPDGKNIAFQGMTEGQGDIYTYNFDTKKVTQLTNDKYSDYQPTYSRDGRKIIFSTDRTTYDKSLSQEITFNLAEIDVATGLVNNLNIFNGANNLNPQYSADGSQIYFLSNKDGFRNMYRYTLASGKTEQMTDLFTGISGITEYSPALSVSAYDDIVYSYYRRQKYALYNAKASEFKATTVEAGQTNFDAAMLPPPRFVGVDQINANLQNYLAYPRIPVDSIKNVPYRPQFKLDYLASSGVGVGVSTYGAGLASGIQGVFSDILGRNQIFAGASVNGEVYDFGAQVAYINQQGRWNVGGALSHIPFQFANYNRVSTTYNNGGKPIPAYEDRFDIIRIFQDQANLFTAYPFSKVTRLEFGGGISHYYYRVDRYSTYYDTTSLAPIAFEKHHVANSDYQADPLNSNIRLTPFTILQVNTALVGDNSFFGVTAPLNGFRYRIQAEYDFGSANYFAPSIDLRKYERVAPVTFAGRFYTYGRFGQVGNLLYPLFVGYPFLIRGYEYNSFYNSRQTSGNGFTVDQLSGNRIAVANFEVRLPFTGPEKLAQIKSKFLFTDLNLFFDAGLAWNQGNEIKFALAPDAIGTAPVLDAGGKQVLGASGKPVMQTLYNTNQRVPALSAGVSLRVNLFGYLVLEPYLAIPFNRTDIAKPVFGLGFTPGW